DNA from Mucilaginibacter mallensis:
AACGACTACCTGGTTGGTAAATTATCACACTTGGTTCCAACAAATGATGGAAATTCAAACGTATATGATGATTTAGTTAACAGTGCATTTCCTGATCTATCAGGTATCAACTACTGGCAAAACCCGGGCGATAACGCGAAATATCCTTCATTGAGTTCTGTATCAGGTACGCGCTACAAATATGCTGCAGTGAGTACAGCATGGCTTCAAAGTGGTGATTATTTACGGGTTAAAACAGTAACAATAGGCTATTCATTTAACCCGGACGCAATAAAAAAACTGGGTTTATCACGCTTGAGAGTATATGGTATGGTTGATAACCTGCATATTTTTCAGGCAAAAGGTGTTCCTGATGCTGAAGCAGTTGACGCATTTGGGGTTTATAATGGTAATGGTTACCCAATACCTAAAAAATTCACGCTTGGATTAGACCTTTCTTTATAAGTGTATCACATCAATTAAATCAAGAAAATGAAAAAATATTTTAAGAAATCAATAATCAGCGCTGTGTCACTAGCCTGTTTATTTGGTGCAGTATCTTGCAAAAAAATATTAGATCTGCAGCCTCATGATGCAACATTCACCAGTGCATATTTTACCGATGGTGAAGATGCCAATACAGCAATAGCCGGCGCTTATGCTTTGTTGAGGTCAACGCTGTTGAATAATTATTCATACTATGTGTTTGGTGACATTCCGGCAGGCGAGTTTAGCCCTAATACTGCTTATGACGATGCTAACGCTAATGTTGCATTAGGTCAGTTTACAGGCTTAAACGTAGGCCCCGGCATATGGAACTGGCAAAGTAATTATCAACTGATACAACAAATTAATTTAATTATTAATAAAGTTCCGGGTATCGATATCAGTAAATTTACCAACCAGGATGATAAATTACAGATAACCGGTGAAGCCTATTTTTTAAGGGCATACATCTACTTTTACATGAGTAGGGTATGGGGCGACGTGCCGCTTAAATTGGCTCCTGATTTGGATATTAGCACAGCTGTAAACATTCCACGTTCACCTGCTGCAACCGTTTTAGCGCAATGCCTTGCGGATTTGAAAATTGCTGAGGCTGATTTAAAGTACGGCTACACCGACGTAAGTCAAACAGCGGTACGTGCTAACAAAGGTTCGGCAATGGCGTTACAGGCGCACATTAAAGAATGGATGGGCGATTACGCGGGATGTGATACAGCAACCAACGCGGTTATTACACAGGGGGGGTACTCACTTCTTGACTCAGCCGATTACTCCAAAATATTTATTGGAAAATCAGCAGAAGGTATTTTTGAGATAAATATTGATTACAGCCAGAATGAAGGCCTAGCTTTAAATGGCGGTGGTTATATACCAACTTTAGAGGCACCATTCCTTGCTAAGAAAACTTACCTGGAGTGGCCTTTGAACACGAGTTATTTTAATAGATTGTATACAGACACAAATGATATAAGAATACGCAAATTCTTTTATCAGCCAACATCAAGTGCTGGGCAAACTATAAAATACAGCAATATTACGTATGCCGATGGCTCAGCACAAAATGATCCGCGCTTATCTAATAACATCATTATTTTCCGCCTGGCGGATATCATGTTATTACGTGCCGAAGCGCTTAATCACTTAGGCAGGGACGCGGAAGCTGTTACGCTGCTTAACCAAATTCGTACCAGGGCTAATACAGTTCCATATCAAGGAGCCGGTTCCGCTCTTGCCACTGCAATTTTGGAAGAGCGCTTACGTGAATTATTTTACGAAGGGCAATCTTATTATGATTTGGTACGGACTAAACAACTTACTAATTATAATCAAAGTTTCTCGTCGGCCCAGTTTTTAAATGGTTCACCAAAGGGTGGCTGGTTATGGCCGGTTGATCCCAATATGTTTAAAGACGATTTTACCCTTACACAAACCCCTTACTGGCAAGGAAAACTTTAATCTTTTAAAACTCAAGAGACATGAAAACATTTAAATATTTTACGCTATGTGCTTTTTTAATCACCGCATTTTATTCCTGCAAAAAAAGTGATGTTATCGGCGGTACGTTATTTACGGCTAAGGTAAATATGACAACCTATGATTATCTTAAGACTAACCATCTTTTTGATACGCTGGTTATTATGATTAATAAAATGGATTTAAAAGATGAAGTAAATTCAAGCGGTACATTTTTTGCAGTTACTAATTATTCCATCCATAATTTTGTGCTCGCCAAACAAGCGGAGTTACAAACAGAGCAAAATAATGAAAACCTGAAATTTACTTTCGATTCCCTGAATTTTTCATCTTTAAAAGATTCGTTAAGGGCTTACATGTTCAAAGGGAAATTTACAAGGGATAACTTAACGCCCGCAGGAACGCTTGCTACAGCCGATGATGGGGAAGTAAGGTTGATTCAACTATTACCTACTACGGATTATACCAGTACTTTATTTACAACAGAACCTCAATATATTTACCTGAGTAAACTCGTTGCCACCAAAGATTTCCCGCTTCCGCCGGTTTTGGACTCAACAACAGTAAAACAGCTTGATCCAAGCCAGATTTTAAACACGCTGTGTCAAACCACGGGTATATTAACTACAACCGGGGTCTTACACGTGCTGAGTAACGATCACACCTTCACCTATTTTAATAACGTAAATAAATAATTAGGAGTTAAATTTTTTATAATATGAAAAAACTATATAAAGTTTTTATAACAGCCGCTTTATGCAGTGGCGTTGTAAGCTGCACAAAAGCTCCAAATGGTTATTTGAGCAGCCAGATAAGATATCCGGATAGCCCCATTCAAATACAACGTGGCAATGTTGTGCAAACAGACCCCGTAAACAGCGATGGTTCAAGCGCACCTGTTACTTATGAGTTACTTGACATCCGGAACGCGACAACGCACAAGCATGCAGACTCTGTATATCGTCCCCAAAATCACTATGTATTTACTTCCATATTTAATCCTAATGTAGATACCACAATAGCGTTGTTGAACACCCATCGTAAACTTGTTGACGGCCCTTGTTTTGACTTTAATATTCATACCGGCGGATTTACATTTTATCAAACTACAGCTAATGTGCCCTTAGGTACTTATGAATTTGATATTAAAGCCACCAATCAAAATGGGTCAAAAATTTATAAGAACATTGGTACTTTTACCTTGTTTGACGGGCCTGCATACGAAATTGATGCCGGGGGTAGCGCATGGTTCCAGGATAACACAACGGCTAATGGAGACACCGGTAACCCTCTAGTAACTATTGAACAGTTGTCCACTACAGGTACATTGGCTATTTTAAAACTGGTTGATGAAAATGGTGTGCCATTTAATCCGAGTAAAGGTGAAATTATTGCGCGTGGTGATCGGAGTGATTTTGAAACATATGCTAAGTTCCATCCATTAATTGCTTCCGATACATCGTTAACCTGTAATTTTGAAATAACGCCTTTCCCTTTTCAACAATCGGCATACGGTTATCTTATATATTACCGTATTCCCAGCCAGTTTGTTAAGTACGATGCCGGTAGTACACCAACTGCTGATCGTATCTATAGCGCAAATCCGAGGTTTGCTTTCCAGCTTTTCCAGCAAGGTACTTACCTGATAACAGTTCATGTGCCACACGTTACAAGAGATCCTATATAAATATTATTTATTTAATCCGGTACAGTACAAATCACTGTGCCGGATTTACATTACCCAACTAAATTTGCATTTTAAATTAATTCGTATAAATCATTGCTCATGAAAAAACTATTTCTTTTCAGCCTGTTATTCGCTGCTGCATTTGCTAATAACAGTTACGCTCAATCAACCGAAGTATATAAGCAAAAAGGCTATATCTTAACTGTCGAAAACCAGGACCCAGCTTTTAGCCAACCTGTAATAGATAAACTGGTTGAAACATTTTTTGAAGTGTATCCCAAGCTGTCAAAAACCTATAATAAAAAAGCTACTAAAACTGTAAAGTTTGTTATTGATACGGCATATGGGGGTGTAGCGGCTACAGCTAACGCCCGGGTTGTTTTCAGCTCGAAGTATATGACCAAACATCCAAAAGATATTGATGTGGTTACGCATGAAGTGATGCATATTGTACAGGATTATGGCGACAGCAACGGCCCGGGCTGGTTAACCGAAGGTATTGCTGATTATGCCCGTTTTAAGTTTGGCGTAGATAACGCCGGTGCAAACTGGACGCTACCTGCCTATAAAAGCACCCAGAGCTATGAAAATGCTTACCGTGTAACCGCACGTTTTTTGGTATGGGTTGAAAATAATGTAAAAGCAGGTTTGGTGAAGGATTTTGATGCACAGCTACGTGCACACACTTTTACTGATAACAGCTGGAAAAATGCCACAGGTAAAACATTAGATGAACTTTGGGCCGCTTACTCAGCCAACCCTAATTTAAACATGGTATAATATATTGATAGCTATAAATACGTGTGGCTGATCACTATTGATTAAACATCAAAACAAACAATTATTTAAATGAAGTTATTTTTTAGCGCCTTTTTTATGCTGATAGTTGCATCTGTATATGGGCAACAAGCCGAAAAGGCCAATGATCTGGTTGATTATATTAACCCTTTAATGGGAACAGACTCAAAGCCTGATCTCTCTAACGGAAACACCTACCCGGCAATAGCATTGCCATGGGGCATGAATACCTGGACCCCACAAACAGGTAAAATGGGCGATGGCTGGCAATATACTTACGGTGCCGACAAAATAAGGGGCTTTAAACAAACTCATCAACCCAGCCCGTGGATGAATGATTATGGTCAGTTTGTGATTATGCCGGTTACCGGCCATATGAAATTTGACCAGGATGGGCGGGCCAGCTGGTTTTCGCATAAATCAGAAATAGCACATCCTTACTATTATAGCGTTTATTTGGCCGATGCCGATGTAACTACCGAAATTACACCTACTGAACGCGCTGCACAGTTCAGGTTTACCTTCCCGAAATCAGATAGTTCCTTTATTGTGGTTGATGCTTTCAATAAAGCCTCTTATATAAAAATTTTACCAAAAGAAGGGAAAATTATAGGCTACAGCACTAAGTATAGCCGTGGTAAAATGGATAACTTTAAAGATTACTTTGTTATTTATATTGACAAACCCTTCACCATTGCCGAAACCTGGCATGGTAAAACTATTGCCAAAGATTCTCTTGAAATAACTAGCACCCACTCAGGTGCAGTTATCGGCTTTAAAACAATAAAGGGCGAGGTGGTAAATTTAAGGGTAGCATCGTCATTCATCAGTTTTGATCAGGCGGAACTTAACTTGAAAAGGGAATTAGGCAATGATAGTTTTGACGTTACCTGCCAAAAAGCAAAAGCAGTTTGGAACAAAACATTGAACCGTGTAAATGTAGAGGGCGGAAGTATTGATCAGATGCGTACATTTTACTCATGTATGTACCGTATGTTGTTTTTTCCTAATAAACTGTATGAAATAAATACCCAAAATCAGATTGTACATTATAGCCCCTACAACGGTAAAATAATGCCGGGTTATTTATTTGGTGGCACCGGTTTCTGGGATACGTTTAGGGCACTTTATCCGTTTTTGAACCTGGTGTATCCATCCATCAATAAAGAAATGCAGGAAGGCCTGGTTAACGATTATAAGGAAGGTGGATGGCTGCCGGAGTGGTCGAGCCCGGGTTATGCAGATATTATGGTGGGGAATAACTCGGCATCAGTTGTTGCCGAGGCTTACCTTAAAGGCTTGCGCGGGTATGATATTAATACATTGTATGATGCGCTGGTACACGGTG
Protein-coding regions in this window:
- a CDS encoding DUF5007 domain-containing protein, producing the protein MKKLYKVFITAALCSGVVSCTKAPNGYLSSQIRYPDSPIQIQRGNVVQTDPVNSDGSSAPVTYELLDIRNATTHKHADSVYRPQNHYVFTSIFNPNVDTTIALLNTHRKLVDGPCFDFNIHTGGFTFYQTTANVPLGTYEFDIKATNQNGSKIYKNIGTFTLFDGPAYEIDAGGSAWFQDNTTANGDTGNPLVTIEQLSTTGTLAILKLVDENGVPFNPSKGEIIARGDRSDFETYAKFHPLIASDTSLTCNFEITPFPFQQSAYGYLIYYRIPSQFVKYDAGSTPTADRIYSANPRFAFQLFQQGTYLITVHVPHVTRDPI
- a CDS encoding GH92 family glycosyl hydrolase encodes the protein MKLFFSAFFMLIVASVYGQQAEKANDLVDYINPLMGTDSKPDLSNGNTYPAIALPWGMNTWTPQTGKMGDGWQYTYGADKIRGFKQTHQPSPWMNDYGQFVIMPVTGHMKFDQDGRASWFSHKSEIAHPYYYSVYLADADVTTEITPTERAAQFRFTFPKSDSSFIVVDAFNKASYIKILPKEGKIIGYSTKYSRGKMDNFKDYFVIYIDKPFTIAETWHGKTIAKDSLEITSTHSGAVIGFKTIKGEVVNLRVASSFISFDQAELNLKRELGNDSFDVTCQKAKAVWNKTLNRVNVEGGSIDQMRTFYSCMYRMLFFPNKLYEINTQNQIVHYSPYNGKIMPGYLFGGTGFWDTFRALYPFLNLVYPSINKEMQEGLVNDYKEGGWLPEWSSPGYADIMVGNNSASVVAEAYLKGLRGYDINTLYDALVHGANNEGPISAVGRYGVKYYNQLGYVPYDVNIDENAARTLEYAYDDYAIYELGKALGKPKEEIEVYRKHSQNYRNLFDPQTGLMRGKNKDGSFETPFNPFKWGDAFTEGNSWHYTWGVFQDIQGLVDLMGGKQKFVAKLDSVFSLPPIFDSTYYGGVIHEIREMQIANMGQYAHGNQPIQHMIYLYNYAGEPWKAQYWARETMNRMYKATPDGYCGDEDNGQTSAWYVFSAMGFYPVTPASDQYVLGAPLFKKVTLSLEDGKKVIINAPANSDKNKYITTMTFNGVPYDYNWLSHKALMQGAVINVGMSDVPNKSRGIKDKDFPFSLSGKN
- a CDS encoding RagB/SusD family nutrient uptake outer membrane protein, which gives rise to MKKYFKKSIISAVSLACLFGAVSCKKILDLQPHDATFTSAYFTDGEDANTAIAGAYALLRSTLLNNYSYYVFGDIPAGEFSPNTAYDDANANVALGQFTGLNVGPGIWNWQSNYQLIQQINLIINKVPGIDISKFTNQDDKLQITGEAYFLRAYIYFYMSRVWGDVPLKLAPDLDISTAVNIPRSPAATVLAQCLADLKIAEADLKYGYTDVSQTAVRANKGSAMALQAHIKEWMGDYAGCDTATNAVITQGGYSLLDSADYSKIFIGKSAEGIFEINIDYSQNEGLALNGGGYIPTLEAPFLAKKTYLEWPLNTSYFNRLYTDTNDIRIRKFFYQPTSSAGQTIKYSNITYADGSAQNDPRLSNNIIIFRLADIMLLRAEALNHLGRDAEAVTLLNQIRTRANTVPYQGAGSALATAILEERLRELFYEGQSYYDLVRTKQLTNYNQSFSSAQFLNGSPKGGWLWPVDPNMFKDDFTLTQTPYWQGKL
- a CDS encoding basic secretory protein-like protein, which translates into the protein MKKLFLFSLLFAAAFANNSYAQSTEVYKQKGYILTVENQDPAFSQPVIDKLVETFFEVYPKLSKTYNKKATKTVKFVIDTAYGGVAATANARVVFSSKYMTKHPKDIDVVTHEVMHIVQDYGDSNGPGWLTEGIADYARFKFGVDNAGANWTLPAYKSTQSYENAYRVTARFLVWVENNVKAGLVKDFDAQLRAHTFTDNSWKNATGKTLDELWAAYSANPNLNMV